The proteins below come from a single Chthoniobacterales bacterium genomic window:
- a CDS encoding NPCBM/NEW2 domain-containing protein translates to MKKITRSALVFLSVLALLPAASFALNPDPAPVVHDGATVWLDDLDISEVTQGWGTARKNASVDGKPLRIAGRDYARGVGTHAESSVQIQLDGGAYEFAAHVGVDDEVKGRVSSVEFIVIGDSRELWRSGVMKAGDIARDCRVNLAGVKLLELQVSDGGNGIDSDHADWAEARFSAPEGAHLHAVGMPVVAPYLLTPPSPATPRINGPTIFGVRPGSPFLYTVPATGDRPMRFSADGLPDGIKIDGASGRITGRVTKPGAYAVTLRAENSKGNASKRFRIVCGDQIALTPPMGWNSWNCFAQEVSADKVKRAAEVMVRSGLVNHGWSYVNIDDFWQNHRDSGDPTLKGDFRDERGVIIPNQRFPDMKGLVASIHDLGLKVGLYSSPGPWTCGGCAGSHGYERQDAETYAKWGIDYLKYDWCSYGAVDAGQKLDPQKAPSFNLGRGERDREAEIAPYRLMGTLLREQPRDIVYSLCQYGMSDVASWGASVNGNCWRTTHDITDTWASMRGIALAQDNSAAHAGPGNWSDPDMLILGHVGWGNPHPTRLTPDEQYLHMSLWSLFSAPLLIGCDMEKLDDFTLNLLTNDEVIAVNQDALGRQATCVHSIGDIRVYVKELEDGSRAVGFCNFGRLPAVIRYDAFAPLGLKGRQQARDLWRQMDVATVDTARESLPLTIPAHGIVLYKFTSMP, encoded by the coding sequence ATGAAAAAAATAACCCGCTCCGCTCTCGTTTTCTTGTCCGTGTTGGCCTTGCTGCCCGCGGCGTCATTCGCACTCAACCCGGATCCGGCCCCTGTGGTCCATGACGGCGCCACCGTCTGGCTCGACGATTTGGATATTTCCGAGGTCACCCAAGGCTGGGGAACGGCCCGCAAAAACGCGTCCGTCGATGGCAAGCCACTCCGGATCGCAGGACGTGATTACGCACGCGGTGTCGGCACCCATGCCGAAAGCTCGGTGCAAATCCAACTGGATGGAGGCGCCTATGAGTTTGCCGCGCACGTCGGCGTCGATGACGAGGTCAAGGGGCGCGTATCCAGCGTTGAGTTTATCGTGATAGGCGACAGCCGGGAGCTTTGGCGCAGCGGCGTTATGAAAGCCGGGGATATCGCGCGAGACTGTCGGGTGAACCTCGCCGGGGTGAAACTTCTCGAATTGCAAGTTTCCGACGGCGGAAATGGCATCGACTCCGATCATGCGGACTGGGCCGAGGCCCGGTTTAGTGCGCCCGAGGGGGCACACCTCCACGCGGTCGGGATGCCTGTCGTGGCTCCCTACCTTCTTACGCCGCCTTCGCCGGCTACTCCCCGAATCAATGGCCCGACTATTTTTGGCGTCCGTCCCGGTTCGCCGTTCCTCTACACGGTGCCCGCCACGGGAGATCGACCGATGCGATTCTCGGCCGATGGTTTGCCGGACGGCATCAAAATCGACGGTGCCAGCGGTCGTATCACCGGTCGCGTGACGAAGCCCGGCGCCTATGCGGTGACTTTGCGCGCGGAGAACTCCAAAGGAAACGCGAGCAAGCGGTTTCGTATCGTATGCGGCGACCAGATCGCGCTCACGCCGCCGATGGGCTGGAACAGTTGGAACTGTTTCGCCCAAGAGGTTTCCGCCGATAAGGTAAAACGCGCCGCTGAAGTCATGGTGCGCAGCGGCCTCGTCAATCACGGTTGGAGCTACGTCAATATCGACGATTTCTGGCAAAACCACCGCGATTCCGGCGATCCCACGCTCAAGGGGGATTTTCGCGATGAGCGAGGCGTGATCATCCCCAATCAGCGCTTTCCGGACATGAAGGGCTTGGTCGCCTCCATTCACGACCTCGGCCTGAAGGTGGGCCTCTATTCCTCGCCCGGCCCCTGGACCTGTGGAGGTTGCGCCGGCAGTCATGGCTACGAACGGCAGGATGCCGAGACTTACGCCAAGTGGGGGATCGATTATCTCAAATACGACTGGTGCAGCTATGGTGCCGTCGACGCGGGCCAGAAGCTTGATCCGCAGAAGGCTCCTTCATTCAACCTCGGCCGGGGCGAGCGTGATCGCGAGGCCGAGATCGCTCCCTATCGTCTGATGGGGACCCTGCTGCGTGAGCAGCCGCGCGACATCGTGTATAGCCTTTGCCAATACGGCATGTCCGACGTCGCCAGTTGGGGCGCTTCCGTCAACGGCAACTGCTGGCGCACGACCCATGATATTACCGACACGTGGGCTAGCATGCGGGGCATTGCATTGGCGCAGGACAACTCCGCCGCCCACGCGGGACCGGGGAACTGGAGCGACCCGGACATGCTGATCCTCGGTCACGTGGGCTGGGGCAATCCTCATCCCACCCGGTTGACCCCGGATGAGCAATATCTCCACATGAGCCTGTGGAGCCTCTTTTCCGCGCCGCTGCTGATCGGCTGCGACATGGAAAAACTCGATGACTTCACGCTCAATCTCCTCACCAACGACGAGGTCATCGCGGTAAACCAGGATGCCTTGGGGCGGCAGGCCACTTGCGTGCACTCCATCGGTGATATTCGAGTCTATGTGAAGGAGCTCGAGGACGGCTCTCGCGCGGTTGGCTTCTGCAACTTTGGCCGTCTCCCTGCGGTTATACGTTACGACGCCTTTGCGCCGCTCGGTCTGAAAGGACGTCAGCAAGCTCGCGATTTATGGCGTCAAATGGACGTGGCGACGGTGGATACGGCTCGCGAGTCCCTGCCGCTTACGATCCCCGCCCATGGGATCGTGCTCTACAAATTCACGAGCATGCCCTGA
- the allB gene encoding allantoinase AllB, protein MPDFDLIIRHAEGQPFVGIAEGKIAALSGNGTAASEIDAAGLLLLPGVIDAHVHFNEPGRTDWEGLETGSRAAAAGGVTTFFDMPLNSDPPTVTAEAFRAKAALAAEKSVVDFALWGGLVPGHVDDLEALRDAGAIGFKAFMSGSGIAEFPSADLRTLREGMKHAARLGVLVAVHAELDHLHRESGHTIRDYLASRPIASEVAAIRAACDIAGETGGALHIVHVSSAAGVTAVAEAAAQGVDVTCETCPHYLFLNEADVERLGAVAKCAPPIRSELERAALLQCVRDGGIQTIGSDHSPAPTSMKQDVNFFRIWGGISGVQHLLPILLELNLTPVEIVRLTSTNVANRFQLRSKGGLEIGRDADFVLVSQTPETVTAESLHYRHRQSPYIGETFHATVVRTLLRGQTVWERSHGFSKGRGRLVTP, encoded by the coding sequence ATGCCTGATTTCGACCTCATCATTCGCCACGCCGAGGGCCAGCCGTTCGTCGGCATCGCGGAAGGAAAAATCGCCGCGCTCTCCGGCAACGGCACCGCCGCCAGCGAGATCGACGCCGCCGGGCTGCTCCTCCTCCCCGGCGTGATCGACGCCCATGTTCACTTCAACGAACCGGGCCGCACCGACTGGGAAGGCCTCGAGACCGGCTCCCGCGCCGCCGCCGCCGGGGGCGTGACCACTTTTTTCGACATGCCGCTGAACTCCGATCCGCCCACCGTCACGGCGGAGGCGTTTCGAGCGAAAGCAGCCCTTGCAGCGGAGAAATCCGTCGTCGATTTTGCACTCTGGGGCGGGCTCGTGCCGGGTCACGTCGATGATCTGGAGGCGTTGCGCGATGCAGGTGCCATCGGGTTCAAGGCCTTTATGTCCGGCAGCGGCATCGCGGAATTTCCCAGCGCCGACCTGCGCACCCTGCGCGAGGGAATGAAACACGCCGCGCGCCTCGGCGTCCTCGTCGCCGTTCATGCGGAACTCGACCATCTCCACAGGGAATCCGGCCACACCATTCGCGATTACCTTGCCTCGCGCCCGATTGCCTCGGAAGTCGCCGCCATCCGGGCCGCGTGCGACATCGCGGGCGAGACCGGCGGCGCGCTGCACATCGTCCACGTCAGCAGCGCGGCGGGCGTGACAGCCGTCGCCGAGGCGGCGGCGCAGGGCGTCGATGTCACCTGCGAGACGTGCCCGCATTATCTTTTTCTCAACGAAGCCGACGTCGAACGCCTCGGAGCCGTGGCCAAATGCGCCCCGCCCATTCGCAGCGAACTCGAGCGCGCCGCCCTGCTCCAGTGCGTCCGCGACGGCGGCATCCAGACCATCGGCTCCGACCATTCCCCCGCCCCTACGTCGATGAAGCAAGATGTCAATTTCTTCCGCATCTGGGGAGGCATCTCCGGCGTGCAGCATCTGCTCCCGATCCTTCTGGAGTTGAACCTAACTCCCGTGGAAATCGTCCGCCTCACTTCGACCAATGTCGCGAATCGATTCCAACTCCGCTCAAAAGGAGGCCTCGAAATCGGTCGTGACGCTGATTTTGTTCTCGTCAGCCAAACGCCGGAAACCGTCACCGCCGAATCACTCCACTACCGCCATCGCCAAAGTCCCTATATCGGCGAGACCTTCCACGCCACCGTCGTCCGCACCCTCCTGCGCGGCCAAACCGTCTGGGAACGCAGCCACGGTTTTTCCAAAGGCCGTGGCCGCTTGGTGACGCCATGA
- a CDS encoding glycosyltransferase family 87 protein, giving the protein MTSRPLDHSCQISSLLRRTLWALAFIFLAWILILAFRHPFKSGRNTFSAFYYAAAAIRSQAGAAALPGNYIYPPFLAWAIQPLTRLPVAVAFRVWLGFSFLLTSSSMLVGWSAISRYLGLKLDVKNAITIVLGAFLLSAGEAKTEWSVAQCDGLVLDSFSFSLALLAASPIAAGLVIALGANIKYQTLVLVPYLVWRGHYRAALAALLGFPLIGAVSAISLGWQGNLTAWSSAIGGLGKFIGLQSEKTAQIHALDWTSSVSLPSALARILPVLGLEQKWAYPLALGLALVLFAVIARLYQTHRVPFIGRLTGGCERLVVFEWSSIMLLLLAYGPQTTRRHLFILMLTHLLVVILLFSDALSQRQRRLLFWTLLFYQIGLRLPPSNGWFDPYADTWKWLGGPSWCILPLLYVLIKTGVELVGKTRCVVAKTAVFLPKSHRLAV; this is encoded by the coding sequence ATGACGAGTCGGCCGCTCGATCATTCGTGCCAGATTTCTTCCCTCCTGCGGCGCACCTTGTGGGCACTGGCTTTCATTTTTCTCGCCTGGATACTGATCCTGGCCTTCCGCCATCCGTTTAAGAGCGGGCGCAACACCTTTTCCGCTTTTTACTATGCGGCGGCAGCCATTCGTTCGCAGGCCGGAGCCGCCGCTTTGCCGGGCAACTATATTTATCCACCCTTTCTGGCCTGGGCCATCCAGCCGCTCACCCGGCTGCCTGTCGCCGTGGCTTTTCGCGTGTGGCTCGGCTTCAGTTTTTTGCTGACCAGCAGTTCCATGTTAGTCGGATGGAGCGCGATCTCCCGTTATCTCGGGCTGAAACTGGACGTTAAAAACGCCATCACCATCGTTCTCGGTGCGTTTCTGCTCAGCGCGGGCGAGGCCAAAACCGAATGGTCCGTCGCCCAATGCGATGGGCTCGTCCTGGACTCCTTTTCATTCTCCCTCGCCCTGCTCGCCGCCTCGCCCATTGCCGCCGGACTCGTCATCGCCCTCGGTGCCAACATTAAATACCAGACGCTCGTCCTCGTGCCCTATCTCGTCTGGCGCGGACACTATCGGGCCGCCTTGGCCGCGCTACTTGGCTTCCCGCTGATTGGCGCTGTCTCGGCGATTTCACTCGGCTGGCAGGGCAACCTCACCGCCTGGTCCTCGGCCATTGGCGGACTCGGCAAATTCATCGGGCTGCAATCCGAAAAAACCGCCCAGATTCACGCCTTGGATTGGACTTCCAGTGTTTCCCTGCCCAGCGCGCTGGCTCGCATCCTGCCCGTGCTCGGACTTGAGCAAAAATGGGCGTATCCACTGGCACTTGGGCTGGCCTTGGTGCTCTTCGCCGTCATCGCCCGACTTTACCAAACTCATCGCGTCCCCTTCATCGGTCGGCTCACCGGCGGTTGTGAACGGCTGGTCGTTTTTGAGTGGAGTTCCATCATGCTCCTGCTCCTCGCTTATGGACCACAAACCACCCGGCGACACCTCTTCATCCTCATGCTCACGCATCTGCTGGTCGTCATCCTGCTTTTCTCCGACGCCCTGAGCCAGCGCCAGCGCCGACTCCTTTTCTGGACCCTCCTCTTCTATCAAATCGGCCTGCGCCTGCCGCCTTCCAACGGATGGTTCGATCCTTATGCCGACACCTGGAAATGGCTTGGCGGTCCCTCCTGGTGCATCCTGCCGCTCCTTTATGTCCTCATTAAAACGGGAGTCGAATTGGTCGGAAAAACCCGCTGCGTCGTCGCCAAAACGGCCGTATTTCTCCCCAAGTCCCATCGGTTGGCCGTTTAA
- a CDS encoding allantoate amidohydrolase codes for MKPNSAKKVLVQCDELAAVTDEPGRITRTFHSPAMQRANKLVGGWMRQAGLAVSEDAAFNLFGRWSSANPKAKTLLLGSHLDTVRDAGKYDGPLGVLVALAAVEKLKTSGVALPFHIEVVGFSDEEGVRYQTTYLGSRALAGKLTKADLALIEEKGIEKARRKAGEFLAYAEVHIEQGPVLESRNLGVGVVTAIASQKRVKVTFTGQAGHAGTTPMHGRRDALCGAAEFITAVENCGILGTVGIVEVHPGASNVIPGKVELSLDLRDQSDAVCDRIYRRLHEHADRIVSRRQLTLTWDLLQETDAVPCDKALTKLMRRVVAAHETAVVAMPSGAGHDAAVMASLCPMAMLFIRCKDGISHHPAESVQAADVAKSIDVLSDFIVALAATS; via the coding sequence ATGAAACCTAACTCCGCTAAAAAAGTCCTCGTCCAGTGTGACGAACTCGCCGCCGTCACCGATGAGCCGGGGCGCATCACCCGCACCTTTCATTCGCCGGCGATGCAGCGTGCCAACAAGCTCGTGGGAGGCTGGATGCGCCAGGCCGGACTCGCTGTCTCGGAGGATGCGGCCTTCAATCTTTTCGGTCGCTGGTCCAGCGCGAATCCGAAGGCGAAAACCTTATTGTTAGGTTCGCACCTCGACACCGTGCGCGATGCTGGAAAATACGACGGCCCGCTTGGCGTGCTGGTCGCGCTGGCGGCGGTGGAGAAACTGAAAACGAGCGGAGTTGCATTGCCCTTTCACATCGAGGTCGTGGGTTTTTCCGACGAGGAAGGCGTGCGTTATCAGACGACCTATCTCGGCAGCCGCGCCCTCGCCGGAAAACTAACCAAAGCCGATCTCGCGCTGATCGAGGAGAAAGGCATCGAAAAAGCCCGTCGCAAAGCTGGTGAATTTCTCGCCTACGCCGAGGTCCATATCGAGCAGGGGCCGGTTCTCGAATCCAGAAATCTGGGCGTCGGCGTGGTCACGGCGATTGCGAGTCAGAAGCGAGTCAAAGTCACCTTCACCGGGCAGGCCGGCCATGCTGGCACGACTCCGATGCATGGGCGGCGCGACGCATTGTGTGGCGCGGCGGAGTTCATCACGGCGGTGGAAAATTGCGGCATTCTCGGCACGGTCGGCATCGTGGAAGTGCATCCGGGAGCGAGCAACGTTATCCCCGGAAAAGTCGAGCTCAGCCTCGATCTGCGGGATCAAAGTGACGCCGTTTGCGACCGCATTTACCGGCGGTTGCACGAGCACGCAGATAGAATCGTTAGTCGCCGTCAGTTGACCCTCACTTGGGATCTTCTTCAGGAAACCGATGCTGTTCCCTGCGACAAAGCTCTCACCAAACTCATGCGCCGGGTCGTCGCGGCGCACGAAACGGCCGTCGTGGCGATGCCCAGCGGCGCGGGTCATGATGCGGCGGTGATGGCCAGTTTGTGCCCGATGGCGATGCTCTTTATTCGCTGCAAAGACGGCATCAGCCACCACCCCGCGGAGTCGGTGCAGGCGGCGGATGTGGCCAAGTCCATCGACGTGCTCAGCGACTTCATTGTGGCTCTGGCCGCGACGAGTTAG
- the uraH gene encoding hydroxyisourate hydrolase, whose translation MSGKLSTHVLDTVIGRPAPGMKIELRSLDSGMLVKSVSTNIDGRTDSPLLAGSKMVEGTYELTFFVGDYFGQKRFLDLVPIRFIIDDIDASYHVPLLCSPWAYSTYRGS comes from the coding sequence ATGAGTGGAAAACTAAGCACGCACGTCCTCGACACCGTCATCGGACGCCCCGCTCCGGGCATGAAAATCGAACTCCGCTCGCTCGACAGTGGAATGTTAGTCAAATCTGTTTCGACTAACATCGACGGACGCACGGACAGTCCATTGTTAGCAGGATCGAAAATGGTGGAGGGAACCTACGAGCTCACCTTTTTCGTCGGCGACTACTTCGGACAAAAGCGCTTCCTCGACCTCGTCCCGATCCGTTTCATCATCGACGACATCGACGCCAGCTACCACGTCCCGCTCCTCTGCAGCCCCTGGGCTTACAGCACCTATCGCGGAAGTTAG
- the uraD gene encoding 2-oxo-4-hydroxy-4-carboxy-5-ureidoimidazoline decarboxylase translates to MSYSIDEINQFSHDEFIKIVGPIFEHSPWIAERGWAARPFENKKHLHTMLRHIVESATAKEQMSLIRAHPDLVGRVVLTAESQGEQTAAGLLNLTPEDVAAFDKYNHEYKVRFHFPFVICARKNKKEAILAAFPKRLQNTLELEQKIALQEIFEIALLRINDLISP, encoded by the coding sequence GTGAGCTACTCCATCGACGAGATCAACCAGTTCAGTCACGACGAATTCATCAAGATCGTGGGCCCTATTTTTGAGCACTCTCCCTGGATCGCCGAGCGCGGCTGGGCGGCGCGTCCGTTTGAGAACAAAAAACACCTCCACACCATGCTCCGGCACATCGTGGAAAGCGCCACCGCGAAGGAACAGATGAGCCTCATTCGCGCCCATCCAGATCTGGTGGGCCGCGTCGTCCTAACAGCCGAGTCGCAGGGCGAGCAAACCGCCGCCGGCCTGTTGAATCTAACCCCGGAGGACGTGGCGGCCTTTGACAAATACAACCACGAATACAAGGTGCGCTTCCATTTTCCGTTTGTGATTTGCGCGCGCAAAAACAAGAAGGAAGCCATCCTCGCCGCCTTTCCAAAACGCCTCCAGAATACACTGGAACTCGAACAGAAAATCGCGCTCCAGGAGATTTTTGAAATCGCCCTGCTCCGCATCAATGACCTGATTTCTCCATGA
- the moaA gene encoding GTP 3',8-cyclase MoaA, whose product MTDPFSTPTDALGRRVDYLRISVTDRCNERCLYCLPADFHDWLPREKVLTVPEILAVAEVAVQQGVRRFRVTGGEPTARKEIVEIVAALAALPGVEHVSMTTNATRLKDLAQPLREAGLSSLNISLDALNPQRYREITGGHLTSVLAGIDAALAAGFSVKLNTVLIRGRNDNEIPGLIDFAEARNVLIRFIELMPVSLTEMLDESNFLPIAEVRRSLGELIPIERSYGAGPAKYFRLAGRKAIVGFIGALTDLHFCERCNKMRLTCEGQLRPCLGNHQETDLVPALRPVIDRAWLTRLFLETLATKPAEHLFRENYQPGRVMTAIGG is encoded by the coding sequence ATGACCGACCCATTTTCCACACCGACCGATGCCCTGGGACGACGCGTAGATTATCTGCGCATCTCGGTCACGGATCGCTGCAACGAACGGTGTCTGTATTGTCTGCCCGCGGATTTTCACGACTGGCTCCCGCGCGAAAAAGTCCTCACCGTGCCGGAAATTCTAGCCGTCGCCGAAGTCGCCGTGCAACAGGGCGTGCGGCGTTTCCGCGTGACCGGTGGCGAACCCACGGCGCGCAAGGAAATCGTGGAAATCGTCGCCGCGCTGGCCGCCTTGCCCGGCGTCGAGCACGTCAGCATGACGACCAATGCGACCCGGCTAAAAGACCTCGCCCAGCCGCTGCGCGAGGCGGGTTTGAGTTCACTCAACATCAGCCTCGACGCGCTCAATCCACAGCGTTATCGCGAGATCACCGGCGGTCATCTCACCTCGGTGCTCGCCGGGATCGACGCCGCGCTCGCTGCCGGGTTTTCGGTAAAGCTCAACACCGTCCTGATCCGTGGTCGCAACGACAACGAGATTCCGGGTTTGATCGATTTCGCGGAGGCGCGGAATGTTCTCATTCGCTTCATCGAGCTGATGCCAGTGAGTCTCACAGAGATGCTCGACGAATCGAACTTCCTGCCCATCGCCGAAGTGCGGCGGAGTCTGGGCGAATTGATCCCCATCGAGCGCAGTTACGGAGCCGGGCCGGCGAAATATTTCCGGCTCGCCGGGCGCAAGGCCATCGTGGGATTTATCGGCGCGCTGACCGACCTGCATTTCTGCGAGCGCTGTAATAAAATGCGGCTCACCTGCGAGGGCCAGTTGCGGCCTTGTCTGGGGAATCACCAGGAGACCGATCTGGTTCCCGCGCTGCGCCCGGTGATCGACCGCGCGTGGCTCACCCGGCTCTTTCTCGAGACGCTCGCGACGAAGCCTGCGGAACATTTGTTTCGCGAAAATTATCAGCCGGGCCGCGTGATGACTGCCATTGGCGGCTGA
- a CDS encoding glycosyltransferase family 4 protein, whose product MRIAFIAPLWAPVPPVQYGGIELILGLLCDGLIALGHDVTLFASGDCQTRAKVHATIPKNLGEMMGDATAYTSEYYTSAVLADALRRQDEFDIFHAHVPLAWMPLASLSRQPCLFTLHTSVHVDDLWALDRYRENPVAAISEAQCAPIRQQIRRELPVIHNGIDFDAYDAAFESGPYLAFLGRMSPEKNPLDAIRMAAAIDLPIVLAGIPQDHKEKRYFEEQVKPLIDGERVRWLGLVDHPRKVELLRNAAALLFPIQWEEPFGLVIIESMACGTPVLAMNRGAVPEIIEPGVTGFTGTTVEELIELLPATMALDRRQVRHCARLRFGCEQMMENYLALYRQLIEEKR is encoded by the coding sequence ATGCGTATCGCGTTCATCGCTCCACTCTGGGCTCCTGTGCCGCCGGTGCAATATGGCGGGATCGAGCTCATCCTCGGCCTGCTCTGCGACGGCCTCATTGCATTGGGTCACGACGTCACACTTTTCGCCAGCGGCGACTGCCAGACGCGGGCAAAAGTTCACGCCACGATCCCGAAAAATCTTGGCGAAATGATGGGCGACGCCACGGCCTACACCTCGGAATATTACACGAGCGCCGTGCTGGCCGATGCGCTGCGGCGGCAGGACGAGTTTGATATTTTTCACGCGCACGTGCCGCTGGCCTGGATGCCGCTCGCGTCGTTGTCGCGCCAGCCGTGCCTCTTCACCCTGCACACCAGCGTCCATGTCGATGATCTCTGGGCGCTGGATCGTTACCGCGAAAATCCCGTGGCGGCGATCAGCGAAGCCCAATGCGCCCCGATTCGACAGCAGATCCGGCGCGAATTACCGGTCATTCACAACGGAATCGACTTTGATGCCTATGACGCCGCATTCGAGTCCGGTCCCTATCTGGCGTTTCTCGGCCGCATGTCGCCGGAAAAAAACCCGCTCGACGCCATTCGCATGGCCGCCGCCATCGATTTGCCCATCGTGCTCGCCGGCATTCCGCAGGATCACAAGGAGAAACGTTATTTCGAGGAACAAGTGAAACCGCTCATCGACGGCGAACGCGTCCGCTGGCTCGGCCTGGTCGATCACCCGCGAAAAGTCGAGCTGCTGCGCAACGCCGCCGCGCTCCTTTTTCCGATTCAATGGGAGGAGCCGTTCGGGCTCGTCATCATCGAGTCGATGGCCTGCGGCACGCCCGTTCTTGCGATGAACCGGGGCGCCGTTCCAGAAATCATCGAGCCGGGTGTGACTGGATTCACCGGCACGACGGTGGAGGAACTGATCGAGCTGCTGCCCGCCACGATGGCCCTAGACCGGAGGCAGGTGCGGCACTGTGCGCGGCTGCGTTTCGGCTGCGAGCAGATGATGGAAAATTACCTCGCGCTTTACCGGCAGTTGATCGAGGAAAAGCGCTGA
- a CDS encoding ferritin-like domain-containing protein: MELNTLKDLYIVELKDLYSAEKQIIKALPKMIKAASNEQLAAGFKQHLEETKVHAQRLEKILSDLGQTTRGPKCKGMEGVLKEGEEMIEEEADEEVRDAGLIAAAQRVEHYEMAGYGCARTYAELLGEKEGSKLLQQTLDEEGATDKKLTQLATTAINVAAMK; encoded by the coding sequence ATGGAACTCAACACACTCAAAGACCTCTACATTGTGGAACTCAAAGACCTCTACAGTGCCGAAAAACAAATCATCAAGGCACTGCCGAAAATGATCAAAGCCGCCTCCAACGAGCAACTCGCCGCAGGCTTCAAACAACATCTCGAAGAAACCAAGGTGCATGCTCAACGACTGGAAAAAATCCTTTCCGATCTAGGCCAGACCACTCGCGGACCCAAGTGCAAAGGCATGGAAGGCGTTCTGAAAGAAGGCGAGGAAATGATCGAGGAAGAAGCCGACGAAGAAGTGCGCGACGCCGGGTTGATTGCCGCTGCGCAACGCGTCGAACATTACGAGATGGCTGGCTATGGCTGTGCACGCACCTATGCAGAATTGCTGGGTGAAAAAGAAGGCTCCAAACTTCTGCAACAGACTCTCGACGAAGAAGGCGCCACCGATAAAAAGCTCACTCAACTGGCCACTACCGCCATCAATGTGGCAGCAATGAAGTAA
- the ugpC gene encoding sn-glycerol-3-phosphate ABC transporter ATP-binding protein UgpC, with translation MARVSLQNVCKIYAAEKGQKGHAVRDFHLDVADREFVVLVGPSGCGKSSTLRMIAGLEDVSSGEISIGNKVVNQLAPQDRDIAMVFQNYALYPHLSVYENMAFSLKLRKIPQAQIQRRVQEAAAILGITEYLDRKPMMLSGGQRQRVAVGRAMVRQPKVFLFDEPLSNLDAKLRGQMRTEIIQLHQRLQATMIYVTHDQVEAMTMADRIVVMAAVENPETGGKEGVIQQIGEPLKIYHEPVNLFVAGFIGSPPMNFIHGTLRLIKDALVFQENQNGPIQLNFTDLPAARAFVNREIILGVRPEDVVLVSSEGKLAPGTFPAIADVIEALGAETHIHLQTGVQTCVCRTQLPVDQRELGHRMRFQINAAKAHLFDPATTKRLC, from the coding sequence ATGGCACGGGTTTCACTCCAGAATGTCTGCAAGATTTACGCCGCCGAGAAGGGCCAAAAAGGCCACGCCGTTCGCGACTTCCATCTCGATGTGGCGGATCGTGAGTTCGTCGTTTTGGTCGGCCCGTCCGGCTGCGGAAAATCCAGCACGCTGCGGATGATCGCCGGACTGGAGGACGTTTCCAGCGGCGAGATTTCCATCGGCAACAAGGTTGTTAACCAACTCGCGCCGCAGGACCGCGATATCGCGATGGTCTTCCAAAACTACGCGCTCTACCCGCATCTGAGCGTCTATGAAAACATGGCCTTCAGCCTGAAACTTCGGAAAATTCCCCAGGCGCAAATCCAGCGGCGCGTGCAGGAAGCCGCCGCCATTCTCGGCATCACGGAATATCTCGACCGCAAGCCGATGATGCTTTCCGGCGGTCAACGCCAGCGCGTCGCGGTCGGTCGCGCGATGGTGCGCCAGCCCAAGGTGTTCCTCTTCGACGAGCCGCTTTCCAATCTCGACGCCAAGCTGCGCGGGCAGATGCGGACCGAAATTATTCAACTCCATCAGCGCCTCCAGGCGACGATGATTTACGTGACTCACGATCAAGTCGAAGCCATGACGATGGCCGACCGGATCGTGGTGATGGCGGCTGTCGAAAACCCGGAAACGGGCGGCAAAGAAGGCGTGATCCAGCAGATCGGCGAGCCCTTGAAAATTTATCACGAGCCGGTGAATCTCTTCGTCGCAGGTTTCATTGGAAGTCCGCCCATGAACTTCATCCACGGCACGCTCCGACTGATAAAAGACGCGCTAGTTTTTCAGGAAAATCAGAATGGCCCAATCCAACTTAACTTCACGGATCTACCCGCAGCCCGGGCCTTCGTTAATCGCGAAATCATCCTAGGGGTTCGCCCTGAGGATGTCGTGTTAGTCAGCAGCGAAGGCAAACTCGCGCCGGGCACTTTTCCGGCCATTGCCGACGTGATTGAAGCCCTCGGTGCGGAGACCCATATTCATCTGCAAACCGGTGTCCAAACCTGCGTTTGCCGCACGCAACTCCCTGTGGATCAACGTGAACTGGGACATCGCATGCGGTTCCAGATCAACGCCGCCAAGGCTCATCTTTTCGATCCGGCGACTACGAAGCGGCTCTGCTAG